One Hemitrygon akajei chromosome 11, sHemAka1.3, whole genome shotgun sequence DNA segment encodes these proteins:
- the rab5if gene encoding GEL complex subunit OPTI, translating into MSGAKSREHLVANGGLKVSVWSKVLNSNAAWEDKDEFLDVIYWFRQIIAIILGVIWGVVPLKGFLGIAIFCLINAGILYLYFSSFQQVDEEEYGGTWELTKEGFMTSFALFLVVWIIFYTAIHFD; encoded by the exons ATGAGCGGAGCCAAGTCCAGGGAACACCTTGTGGCCAACGGCGGCTTGAAAGTATCCGTCTGGAGTAAAGTGCTGAACAGTAACGCGGCCTGGGAGGACAAG GATGAATTCCTAGATGTGATCTACTGGTTTCGTCAAATAATTGCAATTATTTTGGGTGTTATCTGGGGAGTTGTTCCACTTAAAGGATTCTTGGGAATAGCAAT ATTTTGCCTGATAAATGCCGGGATCCTATACCTCTACTTTAGCAGTTTCCAACAGGTGGATGAAGAAGAATATGGCGGAACGTGGGAACTAACAAAAGAGGGATTTATGACATCTTTTGCATTGTTTCTG GTTGTTTGGATCATCTTTTACACAGCAATTCACTTTGACTGA